From the genome of Miscanthus floridulus cultivar M001 chromosome 10, ASM1932011v1, whole genome shotgun sequence, one region includes:
- the LOC136485820 gene encoding uncharacterized protein, whose product MTLYSELAQISRDAWAARASARFAAATASRAARSSARSASATASRSARSAASRSAARWAAAASHAARSAAAAAAEAARGALSIRLTEFPEEEERLRRIRTGTVPTRDKLEPGYDVTEKDFESDEAVWALYEQWCKLYNKERDRSEMARRFSRFKSSAGSVLSYNRAFNGETYTGLCEFADGMDAKEVAEYKRKAALRPGGPDPTELLYIHGLEIDSPDQSPAHGSSPSILQ is encoded by the exons ATGACATTGTATTCGGAATTGGCGCAGATTTCCCGCGACGCATGGGCCGCGCGAGCCTCTGCCCGCTTCGCGGCGGCCACGGCATCTCGCGCCGCGCGATCCTCCGCCCGCTCGGCATCGGCGACCGCATCCCGCTCGGCGCGCTCGGCCGCGTCTCGTTCCGCCGCCCGCTGGGCGGCCGCCGCATCCCACGCCGCGCgctcggcggccgccgccgcggctgaGGCCGCCCGCGGAGCCTTGTCCATCAGACTCACCGAGTTTCCTGAGGAGGAAGAGCGGCTACGACGCATCCGAACCGGCACCGTGCCAACAC GTGATAAACTTGAGCCAGGATATGATGTAACAGAGAAGGACTTTGAGTCCGACGAGGCCGTATGGGCCTTGTATGAGCAGTGGTGCAAGCTCTACAACAAGGAGCGCGACCGCTCTGAGATGGCTCGCCGGTTCAGCAGGTTCAAGAGCTCCGCAGGGTCTGTACTCTCCTACAACAGAGCTTTCAATGGAGAAACGTACACAGGTTTATGTGAATTCGCCGATGGGATGGATGCCAAAGAGGTGGCCGAGTATAAGCGCAAGGCAGCACTTCGTCCTGGAGGTCCTGATCCTACTGAGCTTCTCTACATACACGGCTTGGAAATCGACTCCCCAGATCAATCCCCAGCACATGGATCATCACCTTCCATCCTTCAATAA